The Trichomycterus rosablanca isolate fTriRos1 chromosome 17, fTriRos1.hap1, whole genome shotgun sequence DNA segment AGATCGACACCCCTCACACGCCTCATTTCAGACACGCCCTGATGGCTTATTTTTCTCTCCCGCGCCGCTCGGGCCCCCGACACGTTATTCCGTCGTGCCCGTCAGGCTCCAGGACTTTCCGAGCCGTGATTATTTTTCAGGGCAGCGCCACCCCGGCACGGTTCCATCGCTAAATGCACCGGCGGCTGCTGCCAGACTGAGAGAACGACTCTCTTCCTCCTCGTTAAAAAGCTTTAATAATAACGGCGCGCTCCTCGTATTAAAGAGGGAGCCTGCACCGGTGATTCGGAGGTGAACGTGGAGCGACTCAAATCCTCCGTCGTTAATAAATCATTTAGTGTGTAAACGTGTGTAAGAGTGAATATGAGGTGGAAAAATAGACGCCTGCGGTGTTTCATTCCTGCTCCGCTCTCCTCAGGATggaatttcattattattattttatttatttattaattcagctTGTTTACGTCTTTCTGAGACACTTTCAATTTCTCAGTCTTTTTTAAATagatgttcttttattttccgtgttgttttggctgcagCTCTGAAGACGGTGGTAGAAGTTCCTCTGGGAAGCCGCGGCCTGAGACTCACCGCCAAGGGTCCCGACGTCATCGGTGAGTCCCGACTTCCTGTAGTTCAGTATTTATATTTCATTAGAATTTTAGCGTTCTgagttctaataaataaatcagtaaaccATTCTTCTTAACCGGTCAACCGACCACCCTGTTCACCAACCAGTCAACAATCctgtccaccaaccaaccaaccaaccagtcAACAATCCTGTTAACTGACCACCCTGTTCATCAACCAATCAACCAACATATTACCAACCAAACAACAACCCTGTTTaccaaccaatcaaccaacaTATTTACCAACCAGCCATTTAATCCACCAATCAAGTGATCAGTAGACCAGACTAAGAGTCCAAACCAAGTAACCAACCtgtacattaatgaattcactAACTAACCAAACACATCCAATCAATCAACCAGTCAACCAACAAACCCACTAACAAATTAATCAATAGCTTCACCAACCCTCCAACCTGCTGACCAACCGATCTACAGATCTCTGTGATACTACACACGTGTGTTAGAAATACGACTGGGTaagtggatatgactaaactgggagaaatgcattaaaaatgatttatacATGATTTAACACTGAAAAGGAGACGAGCGTCCACCAGAGAGACCAGGGTGGAGACCAGGGTGGAGACCAGGGTGGAGACCAGGGTGGAGACGGAGGAACAGACCGTGGACATCTGTAACCAGCGGTTCATGAACTGCAGAGAAACGGAACCCCGTCTGAGGTGACCGGGAGGAGGGTACTCAGGTTACCTGTGGACGGGTGGATGGTAGAATTTGGGCTCAGAGAGGCTCGGTTAGGATTAAATAGGAACCTTGTTAGGAAACGCTGAAACGTGAGGAGCTGCAACCTTTAAATACCAGAGAAACTGTCTCACATTCAGCCACATTCTGTCTTTTCTCGTCTGTCTgtttctcccactttagtcgtagccagttcctcctcctctgctggagaccctgatggtgtatgaggagggtatattctcctgacacgccctcccttcGACGCGACTccttcttatccccccgtactttggtggatcagtgtgtgaggtcggtctcactcacggagagtcacgcactgatctccacgttcctccacttctgtacaggcacctcagcctactaaccagggtccttacacagcgtccactttttagtcccgtctttttcCACCCAGACTAGTGGACGATTTTATCTGCacgcactagggggcgcccagctgaccggtagcagagctgagattcaaacactgAGAGATCAGCGGAATATACATCTGACTTTGctgtaacagtttagggaaggcccacaagtgtcctgcacagagccctgagctcagcaccactcaacagctctgagatgatcaatcagcgcccagtcatcttttgactgaacgggcacgaattcccacagacatacctctgactgttgttctagctgaaaagatcacacagatgtCGCTCTGTTTTAAGCTGGTTGATGTATAATAGATGGCAGATTTTGACGGTCtcgttttgtgtgtgtgtgtgtgttagtgatcgATGCCAACACCCTGACCGGCAGGAGAGAGGAGCTGGTGCTGGGTTCCTCAGGTTCCTATAACCTGACCAACAGCACCGTGGAGTATCAGAGAGGAAGAGAAGGCGAGAGACAGACGCTACGCTGCCACGGACCGATCGCCGCCGACTTTACCATCAAGGTCTCGCCACGTCTCCTTAAGTTCTAGAAGCTTCtcacttgttttatttattcattttatttatttatttatttatttatttatttttaaatattttttatttatttattttattttatgtatttattaattttaaattacatatgttttattttatttattttttgtattttttatttctattttatttattaatttgtacttaattttactatttatttatttattatattatttatttatttattatttatttcatgattttattttatgtatttagtcattttaattacttatgttttatttatttaattattattaatttttttggtattttttatttaatttatttataattttttaattactcattatttatttaatttatttttttattttatttattaatttttcattacgtattctttatttatttattttcatttcatttttttttaattacttattctttatttttttattttattattttttgaaatttaataaatttttttattttattcatttattaatttttaattactgattctttatttatttatttttgttttatctattaaataaatttttttttttccagttgaGGTTCGGAGCTCCGAGGGACACGACGGTGCAGTTCATGTTCTACCAGCCGATTCGGTATCAGTGGAGAGAGACCGAGTTCTTCCCCTGCTCCGTCACCTGTGGAGGAGGTAAAGCACACCCCTACCGGACCCCTCGAGGCCCTGAGATGCTCAGTACTTCATTTATGCACCTCAAACTTCCAGCCTAAAGAAAATCTCAATTGCTACAACTCTCCAACAACCCTAAATATAAACTGTACACACTACATGATAAAAAGTATTTGGTACTTGGTGTGAACTTTTCAGCTGGAACGAcagtcactcttctgagaagcttcacaCGAGACtatgaagtacgtctgtgggaatttgtgccccctTAAAGAGCCTCGGTTGGCGGCAGGAATATACTCCATatagggcaccagtccatctcagggcttcagccactgctccctcagacacagacaaaatcatgtctgtgtaggtgcctggcTGGCCGATAACACAGCCGAGATTAGAACCCAGTGTAACAGAgccgctgcaccacccacgCAGAGTTTTAATCCCGTCTGTGTCTCCAGGTTACCAGTTAAACTCGGCCGACTGTGTGGAGGTCCGACACAACCGAACCGTCTCAGATCAGCTCTGTCACGCCTACCCCGAGAACtccaaacccaaacccaaactcAAGGAGTGCAGCATGGAACCCTGTCCTGAGAGGTAGTgtcacacccacccacacacacacacacacacactcacacacacacactcatacccacacacacacacacacacactcacacacacacagctacccCGAGAACtccaaacccaaacccaaactcAAGGAGTGCAGCATGGAACCCTGTCCTGAGAGGTAGTgtcacacccacccacccacacacactcacacacactcacacactcacacactcacacacacacactcatacccacacacacacccacccacacacatacacactcacacacacacactcatacccacacacacacacacccacacacacacacacacacacacacacacacacacacagctacccCGAGAACTCCAAACCCAAACTCAAGGAGTGCAGCATGGAACCCTGTCCTGAAAGGTAGTgtcacacccacccacacacacacacactcacacacactcgcacacacacactcatacccacacacatacacacacacacacacacacacacacacagctacccTGAGAACTCCAAACCCAAACTCAAGGAGTGCAGCATGGAACCCTGTCCTGAAAGGTAGTgtcacacccacccacacacacacacacactcacacacactcgcacacacacactcatacccacacacacacacacacacacacacagctacccTGAGAACTCCAAACCCAAACTCAAGGAGTGCAGCATGGAACCCTGTCCTGAGAGGTAGTgtcacacccacacatacactcaaacacacagacacacactcatacccacacacacacacagctacccTGAGAACTCCAAACCCAAACTCAAGGAGTGCAGCATGGAACCCTGTCCTGAGAGGTTgtgccacacccacacacacacacacacacacacacacacttcacatacacacatattacacacacacacattctgacGGTTGTTTCCTGTCTCCACAGTGACGGATTTAAGGAGGTGATGCCGTACGATCATTTCCAGCCTCTCCCACGgtgagtcacacacacacacgcacatgcacacacacacacacacacacacacacatacattacacgtgtgtgtatgtatgtgcatgtgtatttatatgtgtgtgtgtgtgtgtgtgtgtgtgtgtgtgtagctgggaGCAGAACCCCTGGACGTCGTGTTCAGTATCGTGTGCTGGAGGGACGCAGCAGcgcagtgtggtgtgtgtggaggaGAACATGCTGGGTCTGATTGCTCAGGTGGAGGAGTGGAAGTGCACACACTCCCCCCGACCCTCCACCCAACAGAACTGCAACACCCACCAGTGCCCCGAGTGGGTGGCAATGGAGTGGTCTCAGGTACCAGCACACACgccaccatcacacacacacacatttcatccatcatccaaccATTCCCAGAGCCTGTGGTtatgagctgtgtgtgtgtgtgtgtgtgtgtgtgtgtgtgtgtgtgtgttcctcagTGTACGGTCACGTGTGGGCGGGGTTTACGTTACCGTGTGGTGGTGTGTATGGACCAGCAGGGTCAGCATACGGGTGGGTGCAGCACCGAATTCAAACCCCACGTCAAGGAGGAGTGTGTGGTACCTGTCGCCTGCCACAAACCAAGAGgtgggaaacacacacacacacacacacacacacatatatacacacacagaggaaagaaattgtgtttttaaatggtaGCGTTTGTAGATGATGGTGTTTGTACATGATGGTGTTTGTAGATGATGGTGTTTGTAGATGATGGTGTTTGTACATGATGGTGTTTGTACATGATGGTGTTTGTAGATGATGGTGTTCGCACATGATGGTGTTTGTACATGATGATGTTTGTACATAATGGTGTTTGTACATGATGGTGTTTGTACATGATGGTGTTTGTAGATGATGGTGTTCGCACATGATGGTGTTTGTACATGATGGTGTTTGTACATGATGGTGTTTGTAGATGATGGTGTTTGTACATGATGGTGTTTGTACATGATGGTGTTTGTACATGATGGTGTTTGTAGATGATGGTGTTCACACATGATGGTGTTCACACATGATGGTGTTTGTACATGATGGAGTTTGTAGATGATGGTGTTTGTAGATGATGGTGTTCGCACATTATGGTGTTTGTAGATGATGGTGTTCGCACATAATGGTGTTTGTAGATGATGGTGTTTGTACATGATGGAGTTTGTAGATGATGGTGTTTGTACATAATGGTGTTTGTAGATGATGGTGTTTGTACATAATGGTGTTTGTAGATGATGGTGTTTGTACATAATGGTGTTTGTAGATGGTGTTTGTAGATGTTGGTGTTTGTTCATGTTGGTGTTTGTAAATGGTGGTGATGGAGCTTTCTGGTCTAACATATTGGTGCAAGACGACTCCAGGATACcggggttcaaacctcaccgcTGGTTCTAAGCTCGTGCCGAGTAAtaaagagagcgagagagagaaatgAAATTCTGAAGTAAATGAGCGGCGGTGTTCCTGAAGAGAAGACGTACAGAGACAGAAATACCCCGACGCCGAGTGTTTAATCAAACGTAACACCGAGCGGCGGGTGGATTTATTACCTCGGCGTGAATAATATGGGGGGTGAGAGAGAATTCTGGAAACAGAGACGTTAATGAGATTCCGTGTTGATGAGGAGGTGAGGAGACGCTGAGGTGTGAGCAGACGAACACCAGACCAAACACCCACGGAGAAAATCAAACACACCTCCTGAAATCTGTGATTCACACCTCCATCATATATTCTACTGGAACTGGAGGCAGGGACCAAACTCGGGAACACAGACCTCAGAATTTTGAGTGGTTGATTATGTAAACGATGGTGTTTGTAGATAATGGTCTTTGTTGATGGTTGTGTTTCTAGGTGGTTGAATATGGAGATGGTGGTGATTGTAGATGGTGGTGTTTAGATGAATTTTGAGTGGGTGATTATGAAGATAGGCTTGTAGTTGTTGGGTCTTGTAGATGCTGTATTGTGTtgatggttggatggttggGGTTCTATGGGAGTAGGTAGAGTATGTCTATGGGTGTTTGTAGATGGTGgtgtttgtaaatgatggtgttCTTAGATGATGGTGTTTGTAGATGATGGTGTTTGTAGATGATGgtgtttgtaaatgatggtgttTGTAGATGATGGTGTTTGTAGATGATGGAGTTTGTTGATGATGGAGTTTATAGATGATGGAGTTTGTAGATGGAGTTTGTAGATGATGGTGTTTGTAGATGATGGAGTTTGTTGATGATGGTGTTTGTAGATGATGGTGTTTGTTGATGATTAAGTTTGTTGATGATGgtgtttgtaaatgatggtgttTGTAGATGATGGTGTTTGTAGATGATGGAGTTTGTTGATGATGGAGTTTGTTGATGATGGAGTTTGTTGATGGAGTTTGTAGATGATGGTGTTTGTAGATGATGGAGTTTGTTGATGATGGTGTTTGTAGATGATGGTGTTTGTTGATGATGAAGTTTGTTGATGATGGTGTTTGTAGATGATGGTGTTTGTAGATGATGGAGTTTGTAGATGATGGAGTTTGTAGATGATGGAGTTTGTAGATGATGGTGTTTGTAGATGATGGAGTTTATAGATGATGGAGTTTGTAGATGATGGAGTTTGTTGATGATGGTGTTTGTATGGTGTTTGTAGATGATGGAGTTTGTAGATGATGGAGTTTGTAGATGATGGTGTTTGTAGATGATGGTGTTTGTTGATGATGGTGTTTGTAGATGATGGAGTTTGTAGATGATGGAGTTTGTAGATGATGGAGTTTGTAGATGATGGAGTTTGTAGATGATGGTGTTTGTTGGAAGTTGGGTTTCTATGGGAGTTTGTTGATGGTTGGTGTTTCTAGGTGGTTGAATATTAAGATGGTGGTGTTCGTCTACACTTGGATTTGTAGATGTTCTAACATTGAATCAGCTTCTAACCTGAGGGTTCTTGGGTTTTATTGGTGagaagctttcagactggaggtCATCTCTGCCAAGTTTTTGGACAGGTGTACAAACCTACAGGTGTTTTGTTTATGAGCCCTGAAGCAGGCTGGGATCTGGTTATTTTGGGATCTGCTTGCTCTAATGTGGGCTATTTTTTCCTGATCTTGTAGAGAACGTTCCTGTAGAAGCTAAACTCCCGTGGCTAAAACAAGCTCAGGAACTGGAGGAGACCAGAGTGACCAGCGAGGAACCATCGTAAGTTTGAGACTGTTagaaactgttgtggctgaaatgtgtgggtgtcccgatacttttgaccCTGTGTTGCGTCTCTCAGGTTCGTTCCTGGCCCGTGGTCGTCCTGCAGCGTATCGTGTGGCGTCGGCCTGCAGAGGCGGCGCGTGAAATGCCAAGTGTTCCTCTCGTTTACCCGAGCTGAggtggagctcccggaggaggaGTGTGGTGAGGAGAAACCCGCCCTCCGGAGGTCCTGCACCCTGCCACCCTGCCCGGGACCTCCGGATCCGCTCCAGCGCCACAGGGAGGGTCCGAACGTCCCTGCACAGACGGGCTACGTCTGGGAGTACAGGGGCTTCACCGCCTGCTCCGCCTCCTGCGCTGTAGGTGAGTCAGTCTGAACAACGCtgatgctatttattattattatatctgaGGGTGGCACAGCTAATAGAACAGGTCCTGCATGACATGGACCACCTCCAAAAacctgcagaaggtggattggcagctCTTTTGCACCCTCCAGGTCTGAGTGAATCTCTGTGATGGATGGGATCCGTTTAGTGGACAGTTTATCCAATGCaaatacaagcaattgaggcttaagggccttccttaggggcccaactgtggcatcAGGGTGATTGTGGGCCAATTGTATGATTTGGCAGCAGCAGTGTAATATGGCAGCAGTCGtatgatgtagcagcagtggggtggtggtgtggcagcagtggggtggtgatgtggcagcagtggtgtGATGTGGCAGCACAGATCTGAAGTGGCAGTAGTGACGTGAAGTGGCAGCAGTGATGTTATGTGGCAGCTTTGgaatgatgtggcagcagtgatgTGAAGTGGCAACAGCAGTATGAAGTGGCAGTAGTaatgtgatgatgtggcagtagCGGCAGCATTGATGTGGCAGCATTGATGTAAAGTGGCAGCACTGATGTGAAGTGGCAGCAGCGGTATGATGTGGCAGCACTGATGTGATGTGGCAGCACTGATGTGAAGTGGCAGCAGCGGTATAATGTGGCAACAATGATGTGAAGTGGCAGCACTGATGTGAAGTGGCAGCAGCGGTATGATGTGGCAGCACTGatatgatgaggcagcagtgatgTGAAGTGGCAACTATGATGTGAAgtggcagcagtgaggtgttgaTGTGGTGGTAGCGGTTGGATGTGGCAGCAGCAATAGGAATATAACAGCAGCTGTATAAAGTGGCAGTTTCAGGTGATGGGCAGATGTTTCCAGAACCCCGGCTGATGTGCTCCTCTCTCTCCTCAGGTGAGCAGGACGCGGTTATCCGGTGCGTGACGGCGGTGGGGTGGGGCCCGGTGGAGGACTCGCTCTGTGGCGACGCCCTCAAACCGCCTGCCATGACGCGCATGTGCAACCCTCAGCCCTGCCCGGCCAGGTACGGCATCTCCACACCTGGTGGTTTTGAACCTGATGCTAGACGTGAACCTGTGGAACCCGAGCGCTCTGGGTTTGTGTGTTCCAGGTGGGAAGCGGGCGTGTGGAACCCGTGCTCGGTGCCGTGTGGGGCGGGGCTGCAGACCCGGACCGTCTGGTGCGTGAGAGGCGCCGGGGCGAACCGGAGCGAGTCGGTGTCGAGTTCTGAGTGCGGAGGGATCCGACCCGCCGAGGTCCGAGCCTGTAATCAGGTGGAGTGTGGAGCGAGCTGGGAGACGGGCGAGTGGCTGGAGGTAacggcatacacacacacacacttacacacactcacacgcacacacacactcacacacacactcacacacacacacacgcacacacacactcacacacacactcacacacacgtgtgGGCTAAAACGAAGCGTTGTGTGAACCTGGGTTCTAGTCTCGATGGTGCCACGGGgaggtctgatggggtgtggcctcctactgtctggtgaaGGTTTCCAGCATGATCAGTGGAGGAATAGATAAAGCAAAGTGTGTTCCTCTGTAGGTCTCAGGGTTCCTTGGAGAACCTCTCATAGATGACACTCTAAGACGTTTGAACGTTGTTGAGGACCAGTTAGGAACATCTGTTCAGGTTTATAAAACTCATCAGAGTCAGGGTGACGTTAGATGTTTTCTTGTCATTGTTGTAGCGGCTTTAGGGTTTCCTAGAGAACCTGTCGTAGATGATATTCCCAGAAGCTTCTGAATAAAGGTTCCTCATGACCCATATTGGACGATCGAATGTTGTTGAGGGCCAGTTAGAAACGTCAGTTCTGGATTATCGAACT contains these protein-coding regions:
- the LOC134331136 gene encoding ADAMTS-like protein 3; translation: MTILVLALWRMSTALGFFSGVQGASSASQSAYFLPEFALSPQGSFSEDTTGEQYLTYRYDDQASRTTRSDEDGDPGWDAWGTWSDCSRTCGGGASYSLRRCLDGGNCEGRNIRYRTCSNTDCPAESGDFRAQQCSAHNDIRYQGQTYEWVPNYDPVSPCALKCQARGRPLIVELAPKVLDGTRCKADSLDMCINGVCQGVGCDRQLGSDTKPDNCGVCGGDGSSCRMIRGQIHTHLTPEEPLKTVVEVPLGSRGLRLTAKGPDVIVIDANTLTGRREELVLGSSGSYNLTNSTVEYQRGREGERQTLRCHGPIAADFTIKLRFGAPRDTTVQFMFYQPIRYQWRETEFFPCSVTCGGGYQLNSADCVEVRHNRTVSDQLCHAYPENSKPKPKLKECSMEPCPESDGFKEVMPYDHFQPLPRWEQNPWTSCSVSCAGGTQQRSVVCVEENMLGLIAQVEEWKCTHSPRPSTQQNCNTHQCPEWVAMEWSQCTVTCGRGLRYRVVVCMDQQGQHTGGCSTEFKPHVKEECVVPVACHKPRENVPVEAKLPWLKQAQELEETRVTSEEPS